TAAGGGAGTTAGCGAAGCGATCGCTGCATTCAAACGACTTCACGCTACACATCACGACACGCGCCTCATTCTGATCGGTGACGGACCAGATCGTTCACGGTTTGAGAAACAAGCCAAAGGGTTACCGGTCACTTTTCGCGGCCACCAAACAAACCCTCTCCCTGAGGTTGTCACCGCTGACGTATATCTTCATCCAACATACCACGAGGGGTTTAGTGTTTCACTCGTTGAGGCCAGTATGCTCCAACTACCAATTGTCGCCACTGACGTTGGTGGCAATCCGGAGATTATTCATCATAATAAGACCGGCCTCCTCGTCCCCGCAAAAGATTCGACAGCACTGCATCGCGCCATGGAGCAGCTATATTCTAACCCCAAGCTTCGCGTACGTCTAGCCGCCGCCGCTCGCCGTCAATATCTTGCCTCATTTGTTTTTCACATCATCGTTAAAACACAGTTTATTCCTTTGTATGAAAACGGGTTATAATATACTCATGAATATTCGTGTTGAAACCGCCGCCCTCACTGCTCCTAATATGTCTGGCGTTGGTCATTACACTCGTATGTTAACCAATAGCCTGGCTTGTTACTCACCGTCGGGGACTGAAGTTTCGGCGTTTTATTTTAATTTTTTGAGCAAGCATCGGGACCCTATTCTAGACAGCTCAATCAAGCATGAAAAACACACGCTCATACCCCAGCGGCTATTTGCCAAGCTCCAGAGTTACGGTCTACTGCTACCCTACGACCTGCTATCTTCACCTGTTGATGTCGCAATTTTTCCAAATTTCGACCGCTGGACAACCAGTAAAGCAACTATTACTGCCGTCGTTATTCACGACCTTGGCTATCTTTATTTTCCTGAGACGATTGAACGGCGCAATTTAGCCCATTTACGCCGCCGTGTCGCCCATGCAACCCGAGTAGCCGACCTCATCATTACTGTCTCGGAGTCAGTCAAATCAGAAATTATCGCCGAATACGGCGTGCCAGCCTCAAAAATTATCGTCACGCCAATACCAGCTGACCCAATTTATTCTCAACCGGGTGCAATCGACGTCGCCACCAAATACAACTTACCAACCAAGCGGTATATCTTTTCAATCGGCAATCTCGAACCGCGCAAGGATTTACCGACAATGATTGCTGCTTTTCGGGCCCTGCCAGAAAAAATCCGCAAACAATATTCGTTAGTGTTGGCTGGCGGTAAGGGCTGGAAGACCGAAACTACTGAATGTGCCATCGCTGAAGCCCAGGCCGCGGGTGAACACGTCATTCGTCCAGGCTACATCCCCCAAGAAGACGTACCTGCGTTTTATCAGCAAGCAGACCTTTTTTGCATGAGTTCCATTTACGAAGGATTCGGTATGCCGATTGTTGAAGCGCTGACTAGTGGCACGCCGGTTGTTGCCTCCGATATTCCTGTGCTCCGCGAGGCTGGTGGAAATGCGGTTCTTTACGCTCAGCCTAAGAATCCCGACGACTTCATGAAAAAAATGCTCTCTATCATCGCTGACCCGCAAAAAGCACGCCTTGATATGAAAACTGCGGTTCAAGCTCATCTCAATACTATTTCCTGGCAGAATAATACCGAGCGCCTCATCGCTGCTTTCAAGGAGGCCATTGCCGCCAAAAAACATCGCACCAACTAGGTATACTTATCATTATGGCTCGCTTCAAACACTACATCACCAACCATGCCACCAAACTTCGCTACCTCCTCATCGGTACCATCAACACCGCCATTGATTTTGGTGTGTTGTTTATGTTGACCTGGTTTATCAGCACACCGAAAGAATTAGCTAATATTATCTCGACAACCATCGCCTTTAGTTTCAGCTTCGTCGCCAATCGATCATTCACCTTTCGCTCACGCACCGGCAATGTTCGCCGTCAGCTACTCCTCTTTACCCTCGTCACCTTGTTTGGTCTCTGGGTAATTCAGACTGGCATTATTGCGCTACTCGCACCAATTTTCATCAACTTCAGTTTCAGCCAGCCAGCAGCACTATTTATCAGTAAGCTCATCGCCACCGTTGCCAGCCTCATCTGGAACTACCTGCTCTATACCAACGTTGTCTTCAAAGATTAAGAACTCTTCTGTGAAATCACCAAGTGTCGCGCACGGCCCTCGCCCTCAGAATGGGTCTCAATATCACTATAGTCACTCGCCACGCGGTGCACTACCCAGCGATCAGCTGAATTTAGTTCAATAATTTTCGTCTCGCCCGTCCGCCGTACTTCTTCGATCCAGCCGCGCGCCTTGTCAGCAATCTTTTCGGCATGCTGCTTCTTATAATCAGCGATATCAATATTCACTCGCAC
The window above is part of the Candidatus Saccharibacteria bacterium oral taxon 488 genome. Proteins encoded here:
- a CDS encoding KH domain-containing protein codes for the protein MDQIATIEFVKKYLEDFLAFFDLNLDVDVSVEDDVIKAVVPSSERNSLLIGRNAETLRSLQTVVSAILRNRQAALVRVNIDIADYKKQHAEKIADKARGWIEEVRRTGETKIIELNSADRWVVHRVASDYSDIETHSEGEGRARHLVISQKSS
- a CDS encoding GtrA family protein, whose amino-acid sequence is MGTINTAIDFGVLFMLTWFISTPKELANIISTTIAFSFSFVANRSFTFRSRTGNVRRQLLLFTLVTLFGLWVIQTGIIALLAPIFINFSFSQPAALFISKLIATVASLIWNYLLYTNVVFKD
- a CDS encoding glycosyltransferase family 4 protein; protein product: MKTGYNILMNIRVETAALTAPNMSGVGHYTRMLTNSLACYSPSGTEVSAFYFNFLSKHRDPILDSSIKHEKHTLIPQRLFAKLQSYGLLLPYDLLSSPVDVAIFPNFDRWTTSKATITAVVIHDLGYLYFPETIERRNLAHLRRRVAHATRVADLIITVSESVKSEIIAEYGVPASKIIVTPIPADPIYSQPGAIDVATKYNLPTKRYIFSIGNLEPRKDLPTMIAAFRALPEKIRKQYSLVLAGGKGWKTETTECAIAEAQAAGEHVIRPGYIPQEDVPAFYQQADLFCMSSIYEGFGMPIVEALTSGTPVVASDIPVLREAGGNAVLYAQPKNPDDFMKKMLSIIADPQKARLDMKTAVQAHLNTISWQNNTERLIAAFKEAIAAKKHRTN